Part of the Peptostreptococcaceae bacterium genome, CCTAAGCTCAATTCGTGTTCTAAAAACAGACGCCAAATCCTTTACCAATTCCCTGAAGTCCACTCTTCCATCGGCTGTAAAATAAAATATTATTTTATTGTTGTCGAATGTGAATTCGACATCGATTAATTTCATTTCAAGTTTGTGCTTTTCTATTTTGCATTGGCAAAGCTCAAACGCTTCTTTTTCCTGCTTCTTATTTTCTTCATTCTTTTTATCGTCTTCCTCCGTCGCTATTCTCAAGATCTTTTTAAGCGGTTGATACACCTCTTTTTGAGGCACGAACCTTGAACCTATAGCAACTTTTCCGTACTCTATACCCCTTACGGTTTCAACTACTACGCTTTGTCCTTGCTCTATTTCAAATTCACCCGGGTCAAAATAATATATCTTGCCCACTTCCTTGAATCTTATTCCAGCCACCTTTATCATTGCAGCGCCTCCTGTATTTTTAGAATCAGATGGTCCACGGCCATCTGCTGGTTTACAGTTCTATTAATTTCCTCTATTGCATCCATCAAGGCCTCGACAATTCTATAGAAGGCTTTTCCGTCCGCTTTGCATTCCAAGTTTATTATATCGTTAATTTTATCATGATTGACGATAAATTTTCCGTTCTTTGTCTCTTTATAGACGGATAAGTCTCTAAAACAGGTCAAAATCACTGAAAGGTTGTTCAAGCACTCCCCGCGGTCCAACTTTGACAATGCTTCGGAAGACTCCAGCATGGATTTTATGTCTCCCGTCAGACAATCCCCAGCAAACCGGAAGCCCTCATCAATTGCCCGGGCCTTGCCAATCGTCAAACCTTCAATATTTGCTGATGGCAAGATTCCACTCTCATTTCCGTCGAAATGCAGTTTTTGACAGCGTGACTTCACTGTCGGAAGAAGGCCTGCAGCATTTGCGCTAACGAGAATTACAAGACACGAAGACGGAGGCTCTTCCAGAACCTTCAGCAAACTGTTTTGCGCCTGCGGGGTCATTGTATCGGCACTGTCTATTATAAATACCTTTCTGCGGCTTTCATAGGGCTTAAGATGCATTTCCGTCTGGATAGCCTTAACTTGCTCGTTCTTTATGCTTCTTCCGTCGGGACCAATCACAATTATGTCAGGATGGTTGCCCAGATTCGCCTTTCGACAGCTGAGACACGCATCACAAGCCTCGCCACTTACTTCCTGGCAATTGACCGCCTTTGCAAATTCCTTCGCCATTTCAAACTTGCCGACCCCTGATTGCCCCTCAAAAAAATATGCATGGGAAAGAACCCCGTTAAATAGGGCTTTTTTAAGATAATTTTTAACCATTTCATGGCCTGTGAGATTTCTATATGCCATGGATTTTCCTTTCAATATTTCGCATAATGCTCTACATCGGTTATAAAGACTGTTGCTCCGCCAACTGTAACCTCCAAGGGCAAGACCACAAAATTGCTTGTATTGGCTCCGACCGGGGCTGTTGTGGTTAATTGTCTACGTTTTTTGCATGTTACCTTTATCATTTCAAGCACCTCATCTACCTGTTCTTTCGAAACTCCTATCAATAGAGTGGTGTTGCCTGAACGCAGGAATCCTCCGGTTGATGCGAGCTTAGTTACTCCAAATTCCTTTTCATTCAGTTTTTTAAGTAATTCCTTGGAATCCTCATCGTGTATAATGACTGTAATCATTTTCATTGGAGCACCTCCAAGCATTTTTATTATTATACCATATTGGGCGCAATCGCAATAAATTGCGATTGCGCCCAATATGGTATAAAGTAGAAAGTAGAAAGTCAAAAGTAAAAACAAGTACAAAATACAAAGACATAAGAAATAAATCATATCCCAAATCAACTAATTTTTCGCCTCAAGGCTTACTTGTTCCTTTCCAGCTAAATCAGATGTCAGCATTTTATCTTTTCCTTTACACATTCTAAGTTTCACGTTCTACTGTTTTCAATCTTTTGCTTTTTGCTTTTTGCTTTTCCTTTCTACTTTCCTCTTTCCACTTACTACTTTCTCCTTTCTACTTTCCACTAATAAGCATCCTTATAAGAAGCAATATGATTATGTGTCCCGGATAGAAGGCATAGAAGAAGTAGCGGTTAACTCTAAGTTTCACTTTCCAATCGGCAAATATGAACGGAAGCGCTCCAATGCTAAATAATTGCATAACCATGGAAAACGGCCATCCGTAAGCCCATGCAAAAAAAATCGACATCGCGGCATAAGCGAGAGCAAGTATCCCCTTTCTCTCACTGTAAATGTAAAATATCCAGATCATCATCAATCCATATGATCCATACTGCAAGTGAAGTATGTCTCCCGTCACAACCAGCAGTCCGGCCAAAACAAACCCGTAGCGACCTCCATTTTCATGCAGCCAAACCACCCAAAGTCCAACAAGCAAAGTGGGCATTATATTGAGATTCCCGGGCGAAAACCAAATGTACGGAACTTGCGCAATCAAGGAAAAAACAGCCAAGCGTTTCATGTATCTTCCGAGGTTGGATGTTTTTCGATAACCCATTGCTACTCCATATGCAAAAATAGGGAATGCCAAACGACCGACAACCCTAAGTATTATGAATTGTGGAAAAAACATGTACCCGACGTGATCTATAAGCATGAATATGCATGCCAAAACTTTTAGAAAATCGTTTCGTTCCCCGCTTGCTTGAGTTTCACTTCTATTTTCGATTGCATTTACGGTGTTGTTTTCCATCATCTCTCTCCCTTATTTTGTCTATATCTATCATCATATCAAAAGCGAGAGTACACATCCATTGTTTTAAACGCAACAAATGAACCGGACTATAACAATTAAAACAATTGCCGTCCGGTTCATCCTGAATAAGAATCAGTCCCTCTTAATGTTGCATTTTGTATTTCCGTTATTATACTTCACCTTACCCTTCAAACTTTAATTTTCCGATCTTTTTAAGGATTTGGAAAGTCTTTCTTTGCTTCATAAAACTAGCTAAGCTCATGCGCCAACGAAGATATCTATTCTTCTATTGGCTCGAATCCTAGTGTTCAACACATTTAGCTACTGCTCGAAACGTTCACTCTTTACATAAGGTAAAGGTTTTTTGCCCGGACTTCCGTTGCACTTTCCAATCTTGTTGGAATCGATGCACAGTATCCGAACCGTTCATTTTCATTTAAGAGGTCATCATCTTATTCTCGAGGGATACTCTCCCTCTTATTTTATATATACCGCCATTTAATGCTTTTAAACATTTATTTTTCTCTGCAACCAATGATTTTCTGCAAAACCTATGCCTAGTATTTCGGCCCATTTACCGGCATTATTCCGACCTCTTTTTCTTCAGTTTTTAATAAATCAGTCCGTAAATCAAAATTGTCTTGATGAAGTTCTCATTGACATAGTTTTTTAGAATGGTCCTGTTTTCTTTTAGGTTTTCAAGTGTGAACCGACTGCCACCCTCGGTATATTTATAGACAATCCAGAACAGCAAGGCCAAAGCGCAAGTATTATTATCCTCTTGCTTTTCTTAATCATGCTCTTTTCCTTTCCGGGGATTTTTCTTATTGTGTATCGGCTTTGCAACCACCATTTCATCAGAAGAGATTGCCTTTTTGTTTCCGGAAGCCGCCTTCCTCATTCCTTTTATTATGGGCTGCTCAGACAACTTTTCAATATATGCCTTTTGGGCAAGCTTTCTTAAAATATCCGAATATGTCGGATATACATGTATTATATCGTTCAACTTGTAGAAAGGTTGATCAAGCCCCTTTAGCACAGAAAGCTCGTGCATTATTTCTCCCGCTCTGCTGCCCAAAATATGGGCTCCGAGTATCTTGCCTCTTTTGTCTGTTATTACTTTTACTAATCCTTGTTTTGTATGGTCTGTAATCGCTCTGTCAAGATTGTCATACTTTTCTACGAAAACTCTACAGCCTTTTTTCCCGCATTTAGCTTGTGCTTCTTCTTCTGTCAATCCGAGGTGTGCAAGTTCGGGATCGGTGAAGAGACACCAACCAACTGTTGA contains:
- the holB gene encoding DNA polymerase III subunit delta' codes for the protein MAYRNLTGHEMVKNYLKKALFNGVLSHAYFFEGQSGVGKFEMAKEFAKAVNCQEVSGEACDACLSCRKANLGNHPDIIVIGPDGRSIKNEQVKAIQTEMHLKPYESRRKVFIIDSADTMTPQAQNSLLKVLEEPPSSCLVILVSANAAGLLPTVKSRCQKLHFDGNESGILPSANIEGLTIGKARAIDEGFRFAGDCLTGDIKSMLESSEALSKLDRGECLNNLSVILTCFRDLSVYKETKNGKFIVNHDKINDIINLECKADGKAFYRIVEALMDAIEEINRTVNQQMAVDHLILKIQEALQ
- a CDS encoding stage 0 sporulation protein encodes the protein MIKVAGIRFKEVGKIYYFDPGEFEIEQGQSVVVETVRGIEYGKVAIGSRFVPQKEVYQPLKKILRIATEEDDKKNEENKKQEKEAFELCQCKIEKHKLEMKLIDVEFTFDNNKIIFYFTADGRVDFRELVKDLASVFRTRIELR
- a CDS encoding cyclic-di-AMP receptor is translated as MKMITVIIHDEDSKELLKKLNEKEFGVTKLASTGGFLRSGNTTLLIGVSKEQVDEVLEMIKVTCKKRRQLTTTAPVGANTSNFVVLPLEVTVGGATVFITDVEHYAKY